The following coding sequences are from one Mycolicibacterium aichiense window:
- a CDS encoding acyl-CoA synthetase, with protein MSLEDSIRAARGHGLGDIPRRSARRYPDKVAIIDGDVTLTFSEFDDLVDRAAAALSDNGFGPGDRVALLARNCWQYAVLAFATARAAVVLVPVNFMLTAEEIAYILRHCRATGFIVEADLITVAEDAMSPDTSVATKMAIAEAESPAPSGWVDFEQCLATTSSPPNPDVDDDQLLRVMYTSGTESRPKGVMHSSRTLMWQYVSSITAGSMAVDDVEIHSLPLYHCAQLDNFLATDVYLGATSIILPRPDPEAVLRTIERYAVTNYFAPPTVWISLLRSPVFDQVDLSSLRKGYYGASAMPTEILHEIRHRLPNLQLWNFYGQTEIAPLASALGPEEQEAHAGAAGRPVLNVETAILDESDEPVPAGTIGEIAHRSPHLMLGYLDDPGKTAEAFRAGWFHSGDLGFYDDAGLLHVVDRKKDMIKTGGENVASREVEEVLYLHAGVEEAAVFGLEHPVWVEAVVAAVVLRQGADLSEDEVLAHCRTHLAGFKTPKHVFFVSELPKNPSGKLLKRDLRQRFSLPS; from the coding sequence GTGAGCCTGGAGGATTCCATCCGCGCCGCACGCGGTCATGGCCTGGGCGACATTCCGCGGCGCTCCGCGCGCCGCTATCCGGACAAGGTCGCAATCATCGACGGCGACGTGACGTTGACGTTCTCGGAGTTCGACGATCTCGTCGACCGGGCTGCGGCGGCATTGAGCGACAACGGGTTCGGGCCGGGTGACCGAGTAGCGCTCCTGGCGCGCAATTGTTGGCAATACGCGGTCCTCGCCTTCGCCACGGCTCGTGCGGCCGTCGTGCTCGTGCCTGTGAACTTCATGCTCACCGCCGAAGAGATCGCCTACATTCTCAGGCATTGCCGCGCGACGGGTTTCATTGTCGAGGCTGATCTGATTACCGTCGCCGAGGACGCGATGAGCCCGGACACCTCCGTTGCGACGAAGATGGCCATCGCAGAAGCAGAATCGCCGGCTCCGTCGGGCTGGGTCGACTTCGAGCAGTGCCTGGCCACAACGTCGTCGCCACCGAACCCCGATGTCGACGACGACCAACTGCTCCGGGTCATGTACACCAGCGGAACCGAGTCTCGACCCAAAGGTGTCATGCACTCCAGTCGCACTCTGATGTGGCAGTACGTCAGTTCCATCACCGCGGGTTCTATGGCCGTAGACGACGTCGAGATCCATTCGCTGCCGTTGTACCACTGTGCCCAACTGGACAACTTCCTGGCGACCGATGTGTACCTCGGCGCAACCAGCATCATCCTCCCCCGCCCCGATCCCGAGGCTGTGCTGCGCACCATCGAGCGCTACGCGGTGACCAACTACTTCGCGCCCCCGACCGTCTGGATCAGTCTGCTCCGGAGCCCCGTTTTCGATCAGGTAGATCTGTCGAGCTTGCGTAAGGGTTACTACGGAGCGTCGGCGATGCCGACCGAGATCCTGCACGAGATCCGGCACCGCTTACCCAACCTGCAGCTCTGGAACTTCTACGGCCAGACCGAGATCGCTCCACTCGCCTCGGCGCTGGGTCCGGAAGAACAGGAGGCACACGCCGGCGCTGCGGGACGGCCGGTGCTCAATGTGGAAACCGCCATCCTCGACGAGTCCGACGAGCCGGTACCGGCGGGAACCATCGGCGAGATCGCGCATCGCAGTCCGCATCTCATGCTCGGATATCTCGACGACCCCGGCAAGACCGCAGAGGCCTTCCGTGCCGGCTGGTTCCACTCAGGCGATCTCGGCTTCTACGATGACGCCGGATTGCTCCACGTGGTGGACCGCAAGAAGGACATGATCAAAACGGGTGGCGAGAACGTGGCCAGTCGGGAGGTCGAAGAGGTGCTCTATCTGCACGCCGGCGTCGAGGAGGCCGCGGTGTTCGGGTTGGAGCATCCCGTCTGGGTGGAGGCGGTGGTCGCCGCGGTGGTTCTCCGCCAAGGTGCGGATCTGAGCGAAGACGAGGTGCTCGCCCACTGCCGGACGCACCTCGCCGGGTTCAAGACCCCCAAGCATGTGTTCTTCGTCAGCGAGCTACCGAAGAACCCCAGCGGCAAGCTGCTCAAACGCGATCTCCGGCAACGGTTCAGCCTGCCGTCGTGA
- a CDS encoding acyl-CoA dehydrogenase family protein, which produces MQRVHYEDDHVAFGELAGDFATKQIAPHIECWEDAGIAPRDVFAAAGAIGLLGFAAPEQFGGLGIKDFRYNQILIERCMEAHAGNVGLSFAVHNDICLPYLADIGNPEQRERWLPGFVRGELIAAIGMTEPGAGSDVAGIRTTGVDAGDHFVVNGAKTFITNGQNADLVIAAVRTSPDRHTGLTLMVIERGMPGFERGRNLDKLGLHCQDTSELSFMDVVVPKANVLGEVGRGFEYLMRNLAQERMQIAVGSLGRARAAVQWTVDYVRERTAFGKPIGALQNTRFTLADAATEITVAESFIDRCVMQLNAGLLTAADAAKAKLWATEMEFRVLDSCQQMFGGYGYMREYPVARAAIDARVTRVYGGTSEIMREIIGRDLALDPTKESA; this is translated from the coding sequence ATGCAGCGCGTGCACTACGAAGACGACCACGTGGCCTTCGGCGAGCTGGCGGGTGATTTCGCCACCAAGCAGATCGCTCCCCACATCGAATGCTGGGAAGACGCCGGGATCGCCCCGCGCGACGTGTTCGCGGCGGCCGGCGCGATCGGTCTGCTCGGCTTCGCTGCGCCCGAACAGTTTGGCGGCTTGGGAATCAAGGACTTTCGCTACAACCAGATCCTGATCGAGCGGTGCATGGAGGCCCACGCGGGCAATGTCGGGCTCAGTTTCGCGGTCCACAACGATATCTGCCTGCCCTATCTCGCCGATATCGGCAACCCTGAACAGCGCGAGCGGTGGCTGCCCGGCTTTGTCCGGGGCGAGCTGATCGCTGCTATCGGGATGACGGAGCCGGGAGCCGGTTCCGATGTGGCCGGTATCCGTACCACTGGTGTCGACGCCGGTGATCACTTCGTCGTCAATGGAGCCAAGACCTTCATCACGAACGGGCAGAACGCCGACCTCGTGATCGCCGCGGTGCGCACCTCCCCTGATCGCCACACGGGTTTGACGCTGATGGTGATCGAGCGTGGGATGCCGGGCTTCGAACGTGGACGCAACCTCGACAAGCTCGGGCTGCATTGCCAAGACACCTCGGAGCTGTCGTTTATGGACGTGGTGGTGCCCAAAGCCAATGTTCTCGGTGAGGTGGGCCGAGGCTTCGAGTACCTCATGCGTAACCTGGCCCAGGAGCGTATGCAGATCGCAGTAGGCAGTCTGGGGCGGGCACGCGCGGCGGTGCAGTGGACCGTCGACTACGTGCGGGAGAGAACCGCGTTCGGCAAACCCATTGGGGCCCTTCAGAACACCCGGTTCACATTGGCCGACGCCGCAACAGAGATCACCGTTGCCGAGTCGTTCATCGACCGATGCGTCATGCAATTGAACGCGGGCCTGCTGACTGCCGCCGACGCGGCGAAGGCCAAATTGTGGGCGACCGAGATGGAGTTCCGCGTCCTCGACAGCTGTCAGCAGATGTTCGGCGGCTACGGCTACATGCGGGAATACCCCGTCGCGCGGGCTGCCATCGATGCCCGCGTCACCAGGGTGTACGGCGGAACGTCGGAGATCATGCGCGAGATCATCGGGCGCGACCTCGCCCTGGACCCGACCAAGGAATCGGCGTGA
- a CDS encoding flavin-containing monooxygenase produces the protein MTTGQSAIASSTDLDIRTLRDHLMKADPGVLVAVLAQMTGDASVVDRYAGKIDHVPDPPERAGTTDPATADALADEIIAALGRPRPAGAIAADDRELFAVLLPIALGTDVDDEQVDLLLEQGGFRPSQPTLPRTTPIPSTTTMAIIGAGIAGIAVALAAAEEGVHFQIYDRNDEVGGTWLTTTYPGIGVDTPSAYYSLSREVNPDWSNYYPEGAEYQEYLVALADKHELRRHIRFGTEVEALWWDEQRQQWQIHSRAADGTVSFDYASVVVTAAGYLNRPRFPDLKGRDTFAGTSIHSALWDPTLDLTGKRVAVIGAGCTAVQIVDACVDDVEHLTVFQRQPHWVAPRKRLSDEVPEHRRYLGRVLPFYAMWHRLKSYWGTADNNYPIILQDPEWSQTHLSISPANDVLLRMCLDYIDRMFGAGTELARKVTPDFAPYGKRIIRDPGGYYAALTREHVDVEASEPAEVNSDGIVTADGRQIDLDVIVYATGYHLDFLSTVDIRGRGGKTLSGEWGDSPRAYRGGTVPGFPNLFITSAPNYSPGHGAGANFSMEVLAHFILECLQLMALRGATTIEVTERAFTEYVAGIDQAMQRTVWCHTPNAHTYYRSESGRVVVATPYRLVDLWQQHRAPVEEDFVLQ, from the coding sequence ATGACCACTGGACAGTCTGCGATCGCCTCGAGCACCGATCTCGACATACGCACGCTGCGAGACCACTTGATGAAGGCAGACCCCGGCGTTCTGGTTGCGGTGCTCGCCCAGATGACCGGTGATGCATCGGTCGTGGACCGGTACGCCGGCAAGATCGACCACGTCCCGGACCCGCCGGAGCGAGCGGGAACCACCGATCCCGCCACCGCGGATGCGCTGGCCGACGAAATCATCGCCGCGCTCGGTCGGCCCCGGCCGGCCGGCGCGATCGCCGCGGACGATCGTGAGCTGTTCGCCGTCCTGTTGCCGATCGCGCTGGGCACCGACGTCGACGACGAACAGGTGGATCTGCTGCTCGAGCAGGGCGGCTTCCGCCCCTCTCAACCCACGCTGCCCCGCACCACGCCGATTCCCTCGACGACCACGATGGCGATCATCGGTGCCGGTATCGCCGGTATCGCGGTAGCACTGGCCGCGGCCGAAGAGGGCGTGCACTTCCAGATCTACGACCGCAACGACGAGGTCGGAGGCACGTGGCTGACCACGACATACCCGGGCATCGGCGTGGACACGCCGTCGGCGTACTACTCGCTGTCCCGGGAAGTGAACCCGGACTGGTCCAACTACTACCCGGAAGGTGCCGAATACCAGGAATACCTGGTGGCCCTGGCCGACAAACACGAACTGCGCCGCCACATCCGGTTCGGTACCGAAGTGGAAGCGCTGTGGTGGGACGAGCAACGCCAGCAGTGGCAGATCCACTCACGCGCCGCCGACGGTACGGTCAGCTTTGACTACGCCAGCGTTGTCGTCACCGCCGCCGGCTATCTGAATCGCCCACGGTTTCCTGACCTCAAGGGTCGAGACACGTTCGCCGGAACCAGCATTCACTCAGCGCTATGGGATCCCACCCTCGATCTCACCGGGAAGAGGGTGGCCGTCATCGGGGCGGGGTGCACTGCTGTGCAGATCGTCGACGCCTGTGTCGACGACGTCGAACACCTCACCGTGTTTCAACGGCAGCCGCACTGGGTGGCGCCCCGCAAGCGCCTCTCCGATGAGGTGCCCGAGCATCGGCGCTATCTGGGCCGGGTGCTGCCGTTCTACGCGATGTGGCACCGGCTCAAGTCGTACTGGGGCACAGCAGACAACAACTATCCGATCATCCTGCAGGATCCCGAGTGGTCGCAGACGCACCTGTCGATCTCCCCGGCCAACGACGTCTTGCTGCGGATGTGCTTGGACTATATCGACCGCATGTTCGGGGCCGGAACGGAATTGGCGCGCAAGGTCACCCCGGACTTCGCACCCTATGGCAAACGCATCATTCGCGACCCCGGTGGCTACTACGCCGCCTTGACTCGCGAGCATGTCGATGTCGAGGCGAGTGAACCCGCCGAGGTGAACTCCGACGGAATCGTGACTGCGGACGGCCGCCAGATCGACCTCGACGTCATCGTCTATGCCACCGGCTACCATCTCGACTTCTTGTCCACCGTCGACATCCGCGGCCGTGGCGGCAAGACGTTGTCGGGGGAGTGGGGGGACAGTCCCCGTGCCTACCGAGGCGGAACCGTTCCGGGATTCCCGAATCTGTTCATCACCTCGGCCCCCAACTACAGTCCCGGGCACGGAGCAGGCGCCAACTTCTCCATGGAAGTCCTCGCCCACTTCATCCTGGAGTGCCTGCAGCTCATGGCCTTACGCGGCGCGACGACGATCGAAGTGACCGAGCGCGCGTTCACCGAGTATGTCGCCGGCATCGACCAGGCGATGCAACGCACCGTGTGGTGCCACACCCCGAACGCCCACACGTACTACCGGTCGGAATCGGGTCGCGTGGTCGTCGCCACCCCGTATCGACTGGTCGACTTGTGGCAGCAGCACCGGGCTCCCGTCGAAGAGGACTTCGTCCTGCAATGA
- a CDS encoding SDR family NAD(P)-dependent oxidoreductase: protein MSQILAGKTALVTGSSRGIGRAIAQRLAAEGATVAVTARAYTPSPSMRSGNTEALPGTIEETIALIVQAGGKAFGLAADLEDAAARAGLVDAVVNHTGRIDIVVNNAGFADYSVVESMSLETFDRTVEHYLTTPFVLTKAAVPHMRRQGAGWIVNIGSVTGVPPVRPYRDYNKTAGDVIYASCKAALHRFTQGVAAELLDANIAVNCVGPSTAVRTPGAASLIPDSFPTEPVEYLAETVLAMCHLPAEQRTGLVAFSLHYPWSQDLPVHSLDGLTTLPPLEPPAIANPNILPAGL from the coding sequence ATGAGTCAAATCCTGGCGGGCAAGACGGCATTGGTGACCGGAAGCAGTCGCGGGATCGGGCGGGCGATCGCCCAGCGACTTGCCGCCGAGGGCGCCACCGTCGCGGTCACCGCCCGCGCCTACACACCGTCGCCCTCGATGCGTTCCGGCAACACCGAGGCTCTGCCCGGCACCATCGAGGAGACAATCGCACTCATCGTGCAGGCGGGCGGGAAGGCTTTCGGTCTCGCCGCCGACCTGGAAGACGCGGCAGCGCGCGCCGGCCTGGTTGATGCGGTGGTGAACCACACCGGCCGGATCGACATCGTGGTCAACAACGCGGGTTTCGCCGACTACTCAGTGGTCGAGAGCATGTCTCTGGAGACGTTCGACCGCACCGTCGAGCACTACCTCACAACACCGTTCGTCTTGACGAAAGCCGCAGTGCCCCATATGCGCCGGCAGGGTGCGGGCTGGATCGTCAACATCGGATCGGTAACCGGGGTGCCACCGGTTCGGCCGTATCGCGACTACAACAAGACCGCGGGCGACGTGATCTACGCGTCCTGCAAGGCCGCGTTGCACCGGTTCACCCAAGGAGTCGCGGCCGAGTTGCTCGACGCCAATATCGCGGTGAACTGTGTTGGCCCGTCCACGGCGGTGCGCACTCCCGGTGCGGCGTCGCTGATTCCGGACAGTTTCCCCACCGAACCGGTCGAATACCTGGCCGAGACCGTCTTGGCGATGTGCCACCTACCTGCCGAGCAGCGCACGGGTCTGGTGGCATTCAGCTTGCACTACCCGTGGTCGCAAGATCTTCCGGTGCATTCGCTGGACGGGCTCACCACGTTGCCGCCGCTGGAGCCACCGGCAATAGCGAACCCGAATATCCTGCCCGCCGGGCTCTGA
- a CDS encoding Dabb family protein — translation MAEVFIVDRVVTAPGCGQTFIDSYLSGYAPGARDRGMELRDVLVSPPILFDDRPNVVTITWSLPSPQAWWQMTWQGRPDPTVARWWDGISELVVERSRSVATRSQDIDRTENSAPMPDPRAGSPAVGVTRLLDVVESERPRVLSALRTAADAGGPMRALLEPTEAGSRNGGDILVHLRFPDLNAWARSDFDDALRDPAITNVNGVTYRGTPLHRGAGTVYRALLLRVPPEVPADRVSAFEHELAMMPTYVSTIRAWQLSRVDNAIGNTGWTHVFEQEFTDVDGLMGPYLMHPVHWAVVDRWFDPETTDMIIRDRVCHSFCRTDGPVLS, via the coding sequence ATGGCCGAGGTGTTCATCGTCGACCGCGTGGTCACCGCCCCGGGTTGCGGACAGACGTTCATCGACTCCTACCTGTCCGGCTACGCCCCCGGCGCCCGGGATCGCGGCATGGAGTTGCGCGATGTGTTGGTGAGTCCACCGATCCTGTTCGACGACCGCCCCAACGTCGTCACGATCACCTGGTCGTTGCCCAGCCCGCAGGCCTGGTGGCAGATGACCTGGCAGGGTCGCCCCGATCCGACGGTCGCCCGCTGGTGGGACGGCATTTCAGAGCTCGTGGTCGAGCGCAGCCGCAGCGTCGCGACGCGCAGCCAGGACATCGATCGCACCGAGAACTCAGCCCCGATGCCCGATCCCCGCGCGGGTAGTCCGGCGGTGGGTGTCACCCGACTGTTGGACGTTGTCGAGTCCGAGCGCCCACGGGTACTGAGTGCATTGCGGACGGCAGCCGATGCCGGCGGACCGATGCGGGCACTGCTCGAACCGACGGAAGCGGGATCACGCAACGGTGGCGACATCCTGGTGCACCTTCGGTTTCCGGACCTGAATGCCTGGGCCCGAAGCGATTTCGACGATGCGCTTCGCGATCCGGCGATCACCAACGTCAACGGCGTGACGTACCGGGGAACTCCTCTGCATCGGGGCGCCGGCACGGTGTACCGAGCGTTGCTACTGCGGGTGCCGCCGGAGGTCCCCGCGGACCGGGTCAGCGCATTCGAACACGAACTGGCGATGATGCCCACATACGTGTCGACAATCCGGGCATGGCAATTGAGCCGCGTCGACAACGCGATCGGGAACACGGGCTGGACTCACGTCTTCGAGCAGGAGTTCACCGATGTCGACGGGTTGATGGGGCCCTACCTGATGCACCCCGTCCACTGGGCCGTGGTGGATCGCTGGTTCGATCCGGAGACGACCGACATGATCATCCGAGACCGCGTGTGTCACAGCTTCTGCCGAACGGATGGGCCCGTTCTGAGCTGA
- a CDS encoding NADH:flavin oxidoreductase yields the protein MSDVFSPARLGPVTLRNRVIKAATSEGRSPSGAVTDDLIAFHLAFAEGGVGMTTVAYCCVSPQGASAPGQIVMSKVAVAGLRTLTDAVHGAGAAISAQLGHAGVVAPRKLTGVTALAPSRFVNPTSLAYCRAITVEEIRTVIKQFGLAAQVAIDAGFDAVELHFGHLYLPSSFLSPLINRRKDPYGGNIDNRSRLVREIAQHVRQVAGDQIAVIAKLDMDDGLPGSIWIDEALRTAQLLDSDATLDALELTQGSSVYKPMYLFRGDVPVKEFAGVMPPALRPAVRLFGKRTMGVYPYQDLYMLDAARQFVPLMRNTKLILLGGITEREHLETGLAEGFDFFAMGRALLREPGRVNSMMSQPDSRSRCNHNNKCMVTVFGRTHCVLDPVQRYGAAVPSASEQLT from the coding sequence ATGAGCGATGTGTTCAGCCCGGCGCGCCTTGGACCGGTAACCTTGCGCAACCGAGTGATCAAGGCCGCGACATCCGAGGGACGCTCGCCATCCGGTGCGGTCACCGATGACTTGATCGCGTTTCACCTGGCCTTCGCCGAGGGCGGTGTCGGCATGACGACGGTAGCCTACTGCTGCGTGTCGCCCCAGGGTGCCAGCGCGCCGGGTCAGATCGTGATGAGCAAGGTGGCGGTGGCGGGTCTGCGCACGCTGACCGACGCCGTGCATGGAGCCGGGGCAGCGATATCGGCGCAACTCGGGCATGCCGGAGTGGTGGCGCCGCGCAAGCTCACCGGTGTCACGGCGCTCGCTCCGAGTCGATTCGTCAATCCGACATCGTTGGCGTATTGCCGCGCCATCACCGTCGAGGAAATCCGCACCGTCATCAAGCAGTTCGGTCTCGCCGCTCAGGTGGCAATCGATGCCGGATTCGACGCGGTCGAACTGCATTTCGGTCATCTTTATCTGCCGAGCTCCTTTCTCAGCCCGCTCATCAATCGGCGAAAAGATCCCTACGGCGGCAACATCGACAACCGCTCGCGGCTGGTCCGCGAGATCGCCCAGCACGTCCGTCAGGTGGCGGGCGATCAGATCGCGGTGATCGCCAAGCTGGACATGGACGACGGTCTGCCCGGCAGCATCTGGATCGACGAGGCACTACGGACCGCACAGCTTCTCGACTCGGACGCCACCTTGGATGCATTGGAATTGACCCAGGGCTCGTCGGTGTACAAGCCGATGTACCTGTTCCGCGGAGATGTGCCGGTCAAGGAGTTCGCCGGGGTGATGCCGCCCGCGCTGCGTCCGGCTGTTCGGCTGTTCGGTAAGCGGACGATGGGTGTGTATCCGTACCAGGACCTGTACATGCTGGATGCCGCGCGCCAATTCGTGCCGCTCATGCGCAATACCAAGCTGATCCTGCTGGGCGGCATCACCGAGCGCGAGCACCTGGAGACCGGGCTGGCCGAGGGGTTTGACTTCTTCGCGATGGGCCGGGCGCTGCTGCGCGAACCTGGCCGCGTCAATTCCATGATGTCGCAACCTGATTCGCGTAGCCGATGTAACCACAACAACAAGTGCATGGTGACGGTCTTCGGCCGGACGCACTGCGTGCTCGACCCGGTGCAGCGCTACGGTGCGGCAGTGCCGTCAGCGTCCGAGCAGCTCACCTAA
- a CDS encoding alpha/beta hydrolase produces the protein MTLDPQIAGLIDTLDSGFPPVHTMTGAEARAAIRSRFVPNPNPEPVFQVAEHRVDVADGSVGVRVYRPESGSPLPILVYAHGGGFVFCDLDSHDGLCRNLANSISAVVVSVGYRLAPEHRWPTAAEDVFAVTHWAAAHAAELGGDATRLAVGGDSAGGNLAAVTAVMARDRGGPPIGAQLLLYPVIAADFDTDSYRRYGRGYYNPRPALQWYWDQYVPAVEDRQHPYASPLQADLTGLPPAVVVLAGHDPLHDEGIAYADALAAAGTPTMRCSFEGGIHGFMTMPMLDLAQQARRDAARSLGELLGR, from the coding sequence GTGACACTCGATCCGCAGATCGCCGGCCTGATCGACACCCTCGACTCCGGCTTCCCGCCGGTGCATACGATGACCGGTGCCGAGGCCCGAGCGGCGATCCGCTCCCGCTTCGTCCCGAACCCGAACCCCGAACCGGTTTTCCAGGTAGCCGAACACCGCGTCGACGTCGCCGACGGCAGCGTCGGAGTCCGGGTCTACCGGCCCGAGTCCGGCAGCCCGTTGCCGATACTCGTCTACGCCCACGGTGGCGGGTTTGTGTTCTGCGACCTCGACAGTCACGACGGCTTATGCCGCAACCTCGCGAATTCGATTTCCGCCGTGGTGGTTTCGGTCGGCTATCGGCTGGCCCCGGAACATCGGTGGCCCACCGCGGCCGAAGACGTCTTTGCGGTCACACACTGGGCGGCGGCGCACGCCGCCGAACTCGGCGGCGATGCCACCAGGCTTGCGGTCGGCGGGGACAGCGCGGGTGGCAACCTCGCCGCCGTCACCGCGGTGATGGCCCGCGACCGCGGCGGCCCGCCCATCGGCGCACAGTTGCTGCTGTATCCCGTGATCGCTGCCGATTTCGACACCGACTCCTACCGGCGGTACGGCCGCGGCTACTATAACCCGCGGCCGGCACTGCAGTGGTACTGGGATCAGTACGTGCCCGCGGTCGAGGACCGGCAGCATCCGTACGCCTCGCCACTGCAGGCGGATCTGACCGGTCTACCCCCTGCCGTCGTCGTGCTGGCCGGCCACGATCCGCTGCACGACGAAGGGATCGCCTACGCGGATGCCCTTGCCGCGGCGGGCACGCCGACCATGCGGTGCTCATTCGAGGGCGGCATCCACGGTTTCATGACGATGCCGATGCTCGACCTGGCCCAGCAGGCCCGGCGGGATGCGGCCCGATCGTTAGGTGAGCTGCTCGGACGCTGA
- a CDS encoding IclR family transcriptional regulator, with translation MTMAVEKAVEKSSETPSAVIDRISLVLDSFDGPGRLTLAQIVRRTGLPRSSAHRMLERLVALRWLRRDGRDYELGMRLVELGSLALHQDRIHRAAIPLLRDLHRATGLVVHLAVLDGSDVVYLEKIGEQMGAAIPTRVGGRQPAHCTAIGKAILADKDITDVDLSGRKTRFSIATAPQLAAEMAKVRAHGVAFEREESLPGFGCVAAPIGPDGHAVAAVSVCGPMNRMAFDNRLVAPVRMTAMAIWRSAEGGPDRVAPTLQPLRPLRAGPTPRTIGRLQPA, from the coding sequence ATGACCATGGCTGTCGAGAAGGCTGTCGAGAAGTCGAGTGAGACGCCGAGCGCCGTCATCGACCGGATCTCACTGGTCCTGGATTCATTCGACGGGCCGGGCCGGCTGACGCTGGCACAGATCGTGCGCCGCACCGGCCTGCCCCGATCGTCGGCGCACCGCATGCTCGAGCGTCTGGTCGCACTGCGGTGGCTGCGCCGCGACGGCCGCGACTACGAGCTCGGGATGCGGCTGGTCGAGCTGGGATCGTTGGCACTGCATCAAGACCGCATCCATCGGGCCGCCATCCCGCTACTGCGCGACCTGCACCGGGCAACCGGGCTGGTCGTGCACCTGGCGGTCCTGGACGGCTCCGACGTGGTCTACCTGGAGAAGATCGGCGAACAGATGGGAGCGGCGATCCCGACCCGGGTCGGCGGGCGTCAGCCGGCCCACTGCACGGCGATCGGTAAAGCCATCCTCGCCGACAAGGACATCACCGACGTCGACCTGTCCGGGCGCAAGACCCGGTTTTCGATCGCCACCGCTCCGCAGCTGGCCGCCGAGATGGCGAAGGTCCGTGCGCACGGAGTGGCCTTCGAACGCGAGGAGTCGCTGCCCGGCTTCGGCTGCGTGGCCGCACCCATCGGCCCGGACGGTCACGCGGTGGCAGCGGTCTCGGTGTGCGGACCGATGAATCGAATGGCCTTCGACAACCGACTGGTGGCACCGGTACGAATGACGGCCATGGCTATCTGGCGCAGCGCCGAAGGCGGACCGGACCGAGTCGCTCCGACGCTGCAGCCGCTTCGTCCACTGCGCGCCGGCCCCACGCCTCGCACCATCGGACGCCTGCAGCCCGCGTGA